The following proteins are encoded in a genomic region of Variovorax paradoxus:
- a CDS encoding TMEM165/GDT1 family protein gives MEAFLVATGVVALAEMGDKTQLLALLLAARFRKPWPIVLGIFVATVVNHALAGAVGNWITHWLGPDVLRWILGGSFIAMAAWMLIPDKLDEDDAPAASHSGVFGTTLVAFFLAEMGDKTQIATVMLAARFTEAYVWVVAGTTLGMMLANAPVVWLGDKIVKRVPITLVHGISAAIFLVLGIVMIVGW, from the coding sequence ATGGAAGCTTTTCTCGTTGCAACCGGCGTGGTCGCGCTCGCCGAAATGGGCGACAAGACCCAGTTGCTGGCCCTCTTGCTCGCCGCGCGTTTCAGAAAACCCTGGCCGATCGTGCTCGGGATCTTCGTTGCCACCGTCGTCAACCATGCCCTGGCCGGTGCCGTCGGCAACTGGATCACGCACTGGCTCGGCCCCGACGTGCTGCGCTGGATTCTGGGCGGCTCGTTCATCGCCATGGCCGCCTGGATGCTGATTCCAGACAAGCTCGACGAAGACGACGCTCCCGCCGCCTCGCACTCCGGCGTCTTCGGCACCACGCTCGTGGCGTTCTTCCTGGCAGAAATGGGAGACAAGACCCAGATCGCCACCGTCATGCTCGCCGCCCGTTTCACCGAGGCCTACGTGTGGGTGGTCGCGGGCACCACCCTCGGCATGATGCTGGCCAATGCGCCGGTCGTCTGGCTGGGCGACAAGATCGTGAAGCGCGTGCCGATCACGCTCGTGCACGGCATCTCGGCGGCGATCTTCCTCGTGCTCGGCATCGTGATGATCGTCGGCTGGTAA
- the metX gene encoding homoserine O-succinyltransferase MetX, with the protein MSSPSLVVSPQSMQFAGPLALRSGASLGDYTLAYETYGTLNADRSNALLVCHALNASHHVAGVYEGQAKSEGWWDNMVGPGKPVDTDRFFVIGVNNLGSCFGSTGPMHTNPATGRVYGADFPVVTVEDWVDAQAALLDALGIRTLAAVMGGSLGGMQALSWTLQYPDRVRHAVVVASAPNLTAENIAFNEVARRAIVTDPDFHGGHFYEHGVIPKRGLRIARMIGHITYLSDDVMNEKFGRILRSAVEGEAAALDYRYSTQEIEFQIESYLRYQGDKFSEYFDANTYLLITRALDYFDPARGHGGNLSVAFAKATAKFLLVSFKTDWRFSPARSRELVKALLDNRRNVSYAEIDAPHGHDAFLLDDVRYMGVVRSYFERVAHEIHAEGRAAQ; encoded by the coding sequence ATGTCGTCACCTTCTTTGGTCGTCTCTCCGCAGTCGATGCAGTTCGCGGGCCCGCTGGCCTTGCGCAGCGGCGCCTCGCTCGGCGACTACACGCTCGCCTACGAAACCTACGGCACCCTGAATGCCGATCGCAGCAACGCGCTGCTGGTGTGCCACGCGCTGAACGCCTCTCACCACGTCGCGGGCGTCTACGAAGGCCAGGCCAAGTCCGAAGGCTGGTGGGACAACATGGTGGGGCCGGGCAAGCCGGTCGATACCGACCGCTTCTTCGTGATCGGCGTGAACAACCTCGGTTCCTGCTTCGGCTCGACCGGGCCGATGCACACCAATCCCGCCACGGGCCGCGTCTATGGCGCCGACTTTCCGGTGGTGACGGTCGAAGACTGGGTCGATGCCCAGGCGGCGCTGCTCGACGCGCTGGGCATCCGCACGCTCGCGGCCGTGATGGGCGGCAGCCTGGGCGGCATGCAGGCGCTGTCATGGACGCTGCAGTACCCGGACCGCGTGCGCCACGCCGTGGTGGTGGCCAGCGCGCCCAATCTCACGGCTGAGAACATCGCCTTCAACGAAGTCGCTCGCCGCGCGATCGTCACCGATCCCGATTTTCATGGCGGCCACTTCTACGAGCACGGTGTCATTCCCAAGCGCGGCCTGCGCATCGCGCGGATGATCGGCCACATCACCTACCTGAGCGACGACGTCATGAACGAGAAGTTCGGACGCATCCTGCGCAGCGCGGTCGAAGGAGAGGCGGCGGCGCTGGACTACCGCTATTCCACGCAGGAAATCGAGTTCCAGATCGAAAGCTACCTGCGCTACCAGGGCGACAAGTTCAGCGAGTACTTCGACGCCAACACCTACCTCTTGATCACGCGCGCACTCGACTACTTCGACCCCGCGCGCGGTCACGGCGGCAACCTCAGCGTGGCTTTCGCAAAGGCCACCGCCAAGTTCCTGCTCGTGAGCTTCAAGACCGACTGGCGCTTTTCGCCCGCGCGCAGCCGCGAGCTCGTGAAGGCGCTGCTCGACAATCGCCGCAACGTGAGCTACGCCGAGATCGACGCGCCGCACGGGCACGACGCTTTTCTGCTCGACGACGTGCGCTACATGGGCGTGGTGCGGTCCTATTTCGAGCGCGTGGCGCACGAAATCCACGCCGAAGGGAGGGCCGCCCAATGA
- the metW gene encoding methionine biosynthesis protein MetW, which yields MSDIETQRLIANLVPEGARVLDLGCGDGAMLDLLQRERGCTGYGVEIADGNVLQCIRRGVDVIQLNLDEGLAVFDDATFDVVLQIDTLQHLRNAEVMLRETARVGRIGIVAFPNFAHWPNRISIARGRMPVTRRLPYQWYDTPNIRVGTFKDFEVLAQKNSLRVLDAFGVQEGRSVRWLPNARAGTAVFKFERER from the coding sequence ATGAGCGACATCGAAACCCAGCGCCTCATCGCCAATCTCGTGCCCGAAGGCGCGCGCGTGCTCGACCTCGGCTGCGGCGACGGCGCCATGCTCGACCTGCTGCAGCGCGAGCGCGGCTGCACCGGCTACGGCGTCGAGATCGCCGACGGCAACGTGCTGCAGTGCATCCGCCGCGGCGTCGACGTGATCCAGCTGAACCTCGACGAAGGCCTGGCGGTGTTCGACGACGCCACCTTCGACGTGGTGCTGCAGATCGACACGCTGCAGCATTTGCGCAATGCCGAGGTCATGCTGCGCGAAACCGCGCGCGTGGGCCGTATCGGCATCGTCGCGTTTCCGAACTTCGCCCACTGGCCGAACCGCATCAGCATTGCGCGCGGCCGCATGCCGGTGACGCGCCGCCTGCCCTACCAGTGGTACGACACGCCCAATATCCGGGTCGGGACCTTCAAGGATTTCGAAGTGCTGGCGCAGAAGAACAGCCTGCGCGTGCTCGATGCCTTCGGCGTGCAGGAAGGCCGCAGCGTGCGCTGGCTGCCCAATGCGCGCGCCGGCACGGCCGTGTTCAAGTTCGAGCGGGAGCGCTGA
- a CDS encoding IMPACT family protein: MSFTLSQPAHSELLVKKSRFIGCVQPVADRAAALAVVAALRSEHPAAAHVCWALMAGGHSAANDDGEPGGTAGRPMLEVLRHQQLEGVLATVVRYFGGIKLGAGGLVRAYTDAVAQACLGATLVPLVRQRLLQCAVPYALEGLVRREIAAVAGASLVDVRHGDAVDFTFTLPEPDANAFIARLDDAAQGRAVWPQA; the protein is encoded by the coding sequence ATGAGCTTCACGCTCTCGCAACCGGCGCACAGCGAACTGCTGGTCAAGAAAAGCCGCTTCATCGGCTGCGTGCAACCGGTGGCCGATCGCGCCGCGGCGCTTGCCGTCGTGGCGGCGCTGCGCAGCGAACACCCCGCCGCGGCACATGTCTGCTGGGCGCTGATGGCGGGCGGCCATTCGGCCGCGAACGACGACGGCGAGCCGGGCGGCACCGCCGGACGCCCGATGCTCGAGGTGCTGCGCCACCAGCAGCTCGAAGGCGTGCTCGCCACGGTGGTCCGCTACTTCGGCGGCATCAAGCTGGGTGCGGGCGGCCTCGTGCGGGCGTACACCGATGCCGTGGCGCAGGCCTGCCTCGGTGCAACGCTGGTCCCGCTGGTGCGCCAGCGGCTGCTGCAATGTGCCGTGCCCTATGCGCTGGAAGGACTGGTGCGGCGGGAGATCGCGGCCGTTGCAGGCGCTTCGCTCGTCGACGTGCGGCATGGCGATGCGGTGGACTTCACGTTCACGCTGCCCGAGCCCGATGCGAACGCCTTCATCGCCCGCCTCGACGATGCTGCGCAAGGGCGCGCCGTCTGGCCGCAGGCGTGA